In the genome of Polyangia bacterium, the window GCGCCCGGCTGGCTGCGGGCCCGGCTCGACGCGGCGGGCGCCCAGCCCGACCGCGTGGCGCTGCTCGAGCTGGCCTGGCCGACCAGGACCGACGAGCCGACCCTCGGCGAGCTGCTCGGTCGGCTGGCCGCGGCGGCCTCGGTCGCCACGGCATCGCCCGATTGCCGGCTGTTGATCGTCGACCATCTGGAGCTGTGGGCCGGCGAGCTCGATCGAGCGGCGTCGCTGGCCCGGATGAACTACGTGCTCGGCAAGCTGGCCCAGCTCGCCGCGCGGTTGGAGCTCGCCGTCGTCGTGCTGGTCCGGTTGCAAAGCCGCGGCGGCCAGGCGGCGGCCCGCGAACTGGGCCGCGTCTCGTCGATCGCGCCGGTGGTCTGGCTGGTCGCCGAAGACGAGGACCGCGCGGACCGCCGGCTGCTCGTCAACGTCAAGAACAACCTCGGCCCCAAGCGGCCGGGCGCCGCCTTTCAGATCGCCGACAATCGCATTGTCTGGGCGCCGGGCGAGGTCGAAGTCGCGGCGCCCGAGATCCTTTCGCCCGCGGCGGCTTGGGTATCGTTCCGGCAAGAGCGGACGGCCGCGATCCAATGGCTGCTGTCGGCCTTGGGCGACGGCCCGTTGGAATCGACCGAGCTTTTCGCCCAGGCGGCGTCGTGCGGCATTTCGGCGCGCACCCTGCGCCGCGCGGCGAAGAGCCTGGGCCTGGCGCCTCACAAGCAAGGCTTCAAGGGCAGGTGGATTTGGCGGCTGCCGGACGAGGCGGAGACGAAGCAAGCGGCGGAGCGCGGGGCGGACGAGGCGGTTGGCAACAACGGCAGGCCGCGCCTGCGAGGCGGCTGCGTCTCGATGAGCACTTCGCGGCGAAAACGGGCCTGGGAACACGAAGATGGCCCCTCGTCAGGTGACATCTTCGACGAAGATGGCCACATCGCCGCCATCCTCGCGATGGCGGGCGGATGAGCGGGGGTAGCACGGCAGGCGCAAGATTCGAGAGCCCACCCGCGCAGCACTCGTTGTGCTACACAGGTTCACCCACCTTTGATCGCTGGCGCGATCTGTGGAATCGAGGCGCGATGCATTTGGGGAATTCAGGGCAAATGCATGGGGCTGCTCAGTTTTTATTTAGCCCAGGCATTTATGCCTCAGTATTACCCACATTTTTACAATTCTCGATCGCGGTCGCAAAACGCGAAAGTGTTGCGGTGCAAGCATTAGCGGCTTTGTCTTGGGTTTGGCAAGAAAAGTGCGTGGATGAATTTGATCGTGCCAGGGAACCAAGGCGGGTTGTTTTGACGCATTCGGAGGAGCGTCGTCACTCGCATGCACGGAGGTGCTGGCATGGCCTTGGCGATGGTGATTTCCAAGTGGGCGGAGGAGCAGTTCGGCGTTTGCGAACTGGGGGACCGGCGGAGGACGAAACGCGTGATTAAATTGGCAGTCCAAGCGGCGACCATGCCCGACGCCTCGACGCCCAAACAAACCGAGGGCTGGAGCGATTGCAAAGCCGCCTATCGTTTGTTCGCCCATCCGGACGTCACGTTCGAAGCGTTGACCGCCCCGCACTGCGCCATGAGTCGCGCCGTCGGGTCGGGCGTCTGGCTGGTGATCAACGATACCACGGAAATCAACTTCGGATACGATCGCGAACTGCCGGGCGTAGGACGCGTGGGGAGCGATCAAGCACGCGGGTTTTATCTGCACACGGCGATGATGGTTTCGGCCGAGAACGAGGAAATCGTGGGCGTGGCGGGCCAAG includes:
- a CDS encoding AAA family ATPase, whose translation is MPSNSAASETPHVWDFSVNPHRPEALSPDVTVRLAHEVAPAEARWLADDRIAVGAVTIVAGTEGAGKSFIAAELAARMARGAGAASTSGGAAVYAHGADLAPGWLRARLDAAGAQPDRVALLELAWPTRTDEPTLGELLGRLAAAASVATASPDCRLLIVDHLELWAGELDRAASLARMNYVLGKLAQLAARLELAVVVLVRLQSRGGQAAARELGRVSSIAPVVWLVAEDEDRADRRLLVNVKNNLGPKRPGAAFQIADNRIVWAPGEVEVAAPEILSPAAAWVSFRQERTAAIQWLLSALGDGPLESTELFAQAASCGISARTLRRAAKSLGLAPHKQGFKGRWIWRLPDEAETKQAAERGADEAVGNNGRPRLRGGCVSMSTSRRKRAWEHEDGPSSGDIFDEDGHIAAILAMAGG